Proteins co-encoded in one Chitinophagales bacterium genomic window:
- a CDS encoding DUF1593 domain-containing protein: MIKERNILLKQILIFICIIGSIHHTLAQNTQVSDKPRIIVTSDGEIDDECSLVRFLLYANEWDIEGIVTSSSQYHWHGHRWAGDDWAESYLDAYEKVYPNLLQHDKAYPTAEYLRERTFLGNVETEGEMDSITPGSQHIVKVLLDESDDRPIWLQAWGGTNTIARALKTIEENHPEKMEYVAKKIRFYFIWEQDSTYQSYIRPHWGKYNILTIISDQFIAIFYHWKKYLPAAEQKFLVGSWMKQHILENHGALCSLYKSHESGDKGFEEGDFRSEGDSPAFLHTVNTGLRSMESPDWGGWGGRYVKVRENTWLDPVLDSTYQYPEGRWYGNSAWGRERLKEAIPNDKELTAYLKPMWRWTEALQNDFAARADWCVKSFEKANHPPVVILQNQIDMKVKRQEKVKLNAKKTSDPDGDKLQYRWWQYKEAGSYAGNIDIQDEQKQKACFKVPSDATKGQTIHIICEVKDNGTPQLTRYQRLVLEIK, from the coding sequence ATGATAAAAGAACGAAATATTTTGTTGAAACAAATACTGATATTCATCTGCATCATCGGTAGTATTCATCATACATTGGCTCAGAATACACAAGTATCAGACAAACCACGCATTATCGTCACAAGCGATGGAGAAATAGACGATGAGTGCTCCTTGGTTAGATTTCTGCTGTATGCCAATGAATGGGATATCGAAGGAATTGTTACATCAAGTTCGCAATACCACTGGCATGGACACAGGTGGGCGGGGGATGACTGGGCAGAGTCGTATCTGGATGCCTACGAAAAAGTATATCCCAATCTGCTTCAACATGACAAGGCATATCCGACAGCGGAGTACCTTAGAGAGCGTACCTTCCTCGGAAATGTCGAAACGGAAGGAGAGATGGATTCCATCACTCCTGGTTCACAGCACATAGTCAAAGTCCTCTTGGACGAATCAGACGACCGACCTATCTGGCTTCAAGCATGGGGTGGAACCAATACCATAGCCAGAGCATTAAAAACCATTGAAGAAAATCACCCCGAAAAAATGGAGTATGTAGCAAAAAAGATTCGCTTCTACTTCATTTGGGAGCAAGATTCTACCTATCAGAGCTATATCCGACCACATTGGGGAAAGTACAACATTCTGACCATTATCTCCGATCAGTTCATAGCCATTTTTTACCACTGGAAAAAATACCTCCCTGCCGCAGAACAAAAATTCTTAGTAGGGTCATGGATGAAGCAACACATATTAGAGAATCACGGTGCTTTATGCTCCTTGTATAAATCTCATGAAAGCGGAGACAAAGGATTTGAAGAGGGAGATTTTAGATCTGAAGGAGATTCTCCCGCCTTCTTACATACCGTCAACACAGGGCTGCGTAGTATGGAATCTCCCGACTGGGGTGGTTGGGGAGGTCGTTATGTCAAAGTCCGAGAAAATACTTGGCTTGATCCCGTTCTGGATTCAACCTATCAATATCCCGAAGGTAGATGGTATGGAAATTCGGCATGGGGACGAGAACGCCTAAAAGAAGCCATCCCGAATGACAAAGAACTTACCGCCTACCTGAAACCTATGTGGCGTTGGACAGAAGCCCTTCAAAATGATTTTGCTGCAAGAGCTGACTGGTGTGTGAAATCTTTTGAAAAAGCCAATCACCCGCCAGTAGTAATACTTCAAAATCAGATAGATATGAAAGTCAAGCGTCAGGAGAAAGTGAAACTAAATGCAAAAAAAACCAGCGATCCTGATGGGGATAAACTGCAATATCGCTGGTGGCAATACAAAGAAGCTGGATCTTATGCAGGCAATATTGATATACAAGATGAACAGAAACAAAAGGCCTGCTTCAAAGTCCCCAGTGATGCTACTAAAGGACAAACCATCCATATCATTTGTGAAGTAAAAGATAACGGCACACCACAATTAACAAGATATCAACGATTAGTTCTCGAAATTAAATAA
- a CDS encoding DUF1593 domain-containing protein, producing the protein MTNLLHYSDFQASVPTFFQRLQYKTVLFFLIILFFSTKLTAQEDESNRIPTYAVPYEYPTIDGINEVLNRVRVYYESSSPQKIIDAKTGKEITDFSKSNKNAQVSEGLSSEWTYTHGVVLSAFEYIDDVTGNNKFFANNTKFYDLVIETLPFFLKNVEEFGKEANSGWGRTPHFHALDDCGSIGAAMIKTYLKDKNEDYLELINITSDYISNKQFRLEDGTLARNRPQYQSIWADDLYMSVPFLANMGVLTGDNKYFDDAVKQILQMADRLYIPEKELFDHGWNVTSGDYDPRFYWGRANGWTLMAMAELLSVLPENHQGRDKLLHLYRSMVRSLAGLQDGTGFWHNMLDKTDTYTETSCTAMFTFAIAKGINEGWINHVYGPVALTGWNATKTRVLENGAVDGTCEGTTFAHDNTYYYNRGKSIHATHGYGPVLYAGAEMIRLLQNDKLNVLKAKPNSVNSTFHYLLKSEWPTAQNSNLDKPRVIVTSDGEIDDECSMVRFLLYANEWDIEGIVTSSSQYHWHGHNWAGDDWIEPSLDAYAQVYPNLVKHDSEYPTPEYLQARTFLGNVETEGEMDSITSGSQHIVKVLLDKSDNHPIWLQAWGGTNTIARALKTIEEEHPERMVEVANKIRFFFIWEQDSTYQTYIRPNWGKYNILTIISDQFEAIAYRWKQVQPKEMQSYFEGAWMKENILENHGPLCGIYKAHTQGDKDGFEEGDFRSEGDSPAFLHTIHTGLRNMESPNWGGWGGRYVKVRENTWLDPVPVEDYEYPKGRWYSSNGWGRSSLRKESTTTEEQRREYFKPMWRWSDALQNDFAARADWCVNSYEDANHPPMVVLAHAADLKAKKGTQIALSAKGTSDPDEDDLEYHWWIYKEASSYDGTIKIQNDTKQDASFTIPQNAPRGTTIHIVCEVKDNGTPQLTRYQRVVVEIE; encoded by the coding sequence ATGACAAACCTTCTTCATTATTCCGATTTCCAAGCTAGTGTTCCGACGTTTTTCCAACGCCTTCAATACAAAACCGTTTTGTTTTTTCTTATTATTTTGTTTTTTAGCACCAAACTAACTGCTCAGGAAGATGAGTCAAACAGGATTCCTACATACGCTGTTCCGTATGAATATCCAACTATCGATGGAATCAATGAAGTTTTAAACCGTGTAAGGGTCTATTATGAATCTAGCAGCCCACAAAAAATCATTGATGCCAAAACAGGTAAAGAAATTACCGACTTTTCGAAATCAAATAAAAATGCACAGGTTTCAGAGGGCTTATCGAGCGAATGGACCTATACTCACGGCGTTGTGCTATCCGCCTTTGAATACATTGACGATGTGACGGGCAACAACAAGTTTTTTGCTAACAATACCAAGTTTTATGACCTTGTGATTGAAACCTTACCGTTTTTCCTCAAAAATGTTGAGGAATTTGGCAAAGAGGCAAATAGCGGTTGGGGAAGAACACCCCATTTTCATGCACTCGATGACTGCGGCTCTATCGGTGCTGCAATGATAAAAACCTATTTAAAAGACAAAAATGAAGACTATCTCGAACTAATCAATATCACCTCAGATTACATTTCCAACAAACAATTCCGATTAGAAGACGGCACTTTGGCTCGTAATCGCCCACAATACCAGTCAATATGGGCAGACGATTTATACATGAGCGTTCCGTTTCTTGCCAACATGGGAGTACTCACTGGAGACAACAAATATTTTGATGATGCCGTCAAGCAAATTCTGCAAATGGCTGACCGACTCTACATTCCCGAAAAAGAACTATTTGACCACGGTTGGAATGTAACATCAGGCGATTATGACCCACGATTTTATTGGGGGCGAGCCAATGGCTGGACATTGATGGCAATGGCGGAATTACTCAGCGTGTTACCAGAAAATCATCAAGGTCGGGACAAACTTTTGCACTTATACCGTTCGATGGTTCGTAGTTTGGCAGGGCTGCAAGACGGTACTGGATTTTGGCACAATATGCTGGACAAAACCGATACCTATACGGAAACATCCTGTACTGCCATGTTTACTTTTGCCATTGCCAAAGGTATCAATGAAGGATGGATCAATCATGTATATGGCCCAGTAGCTCTTACAGGCTGGAATGCCACCAAAACTCGTGTACTTGAAAATGGTGCTGTTGATGGCACTTGTGAAGGCACTACATTTGCACATGACAATACCTATTACTACAATCGAGGCAAAAGTATTCATGCCACACATGGTTATGGTCCTGTACTTTATGCAGGTGCAGAAATGATTCGTTTACTGCAAAACGACAAACTCAATGTTCTAAAAGCCAAACCCAATTCCGTCAATAGTACCTTCCATTATCTTCTGAAAAGCGAATGGCCAACTGCTCAAAACTCCAACTTAGACAAACCACGCGTTATCGTCACAAGTGATGGAGAGATTGACGATGAATGTTCTATGGTCAGATTTCTGCTCTACGCCAATGAATGGGACATTGAAGGAATTGTTACATCTAGTTCACAGTACCACTGGCATGGACACAACTGGGCGGGTGATGACTGGATTGAACCGAGTCTCGATGCCTACGCACAAGTCTATCCCAATCTCGTAAAACATGATAGTGAATACCCCACACCAGAGTACCTACAAGCACGCACTTTTCTCGGAAACGTAGAAACGGAAGGTGAAATGGATTCTATCACCTCTGGCTCACAACACATCGTGAAAGTTCTACTAGACAAATCGGACAATCACCCTATTTGGCTTCAAGCTTGGGGTGGTACGAACACCATTGCCAGAGCATTGAAAACCATTGAAGAAGAGCATCCAGAAAGAATGGTCGAGGTTGCAAACAAAATACGCTTCTTCTTTATCTGGGAACAAGATTCTACCTATCAAACCTATATCCGTCCAAATTGGGGAAAATACAACATTCTCACCATCATTTCAGATCAGTTTGAGGCAATTGCCTATCGCTGGAAGCAGGTTCAACCCAAGGAAATGCAGTCCTATTTCGAAGGAGCATGGATGAAAGAAAACATTTTGGAAAATCATGGCCCTCTATGTGGAATCTACAAAGCTCACACACAAGGAGATAAAGATGGTTTTGAAGAAGGAGATTTTAGATCAGAAGGTGATTCCCCTGCATTTTTGCATACCATTCACACGGGATTGCGAAATATGGAATCCCCCAACTGGGGCGGCTGGGGTGGTCGTTATGTGAAAGTAAGAGAGAATACCTGGCTCGACCCTGTCCCAGTTGAAGACTATGAATATCCGAAAGGGCGATGGTATAGCAGCAACGGCTGGGGAAGAAGCAGTTTACGAAAAGAATCAACCACAACTGAGGAACAACGCCGAGAATACTTCAAACCAATGTGGCGGTGGTCAGATGCACTGCAAAACGATTTTGCAGCCCGAGCCGATTGGTGCGTGAATTCTTATGAAGACGCAAACCACCCTCCTATGGTTGTACTCGCACATGCAGCAGATTTGAAAGCAAAAAAAGGAACACAAATTGCCTTGAGTGCAAAAGGAACAAGTGATCCCGACGAAGATGATTTAGAGTATCATTGGTGGATATACAAAGAAGCTAGTTCTTATGATGGTACTATAAAAATTCAAAATGACACAAAACAAGATGCCTCCTTCACAATTCCCCAAAATGCGCCTAGAGGGACAACAATCCATATTGTCTGCGAGGTGAAGGATAACGGCACACCACAATTGACGAGGTATCAGCGAGTCGTTGTAGAAATTGAATAG